In the Variovorax sp. S12S4 genome, one interval contains:
- a CDS encoding 2-dehydropantoate 2-reductase: protein MKICIYGAGAIGGWIGAGLAQAGERLNVVARGATLEALQQGGLSLMRGDVRTRVPVNAVADPESLGTQDLVVIAVKAPALAGVAERIGPLIGPDTIVLVAMNGVPWWFLEGGFGGAITGHRLAAVDPDGAIAKAIPARNVIGCVVHASCSLDAPGVVRHHFGNGLIVGEPSGEATPRVKKLVELLKNGGFDATLSPQIQKDVWFKLWGNMTVNPISALTGTTTDLIMGDDYVRGFISAVMLEAKEIGRRIGIEITQSPEDRHAVTMKLGAFKTSMLQDVEAGRSVELDALVTVVRELGELTAVATPFTDALLGLARLRMRQLGLY, encoded by the coding sequence ATGAAGATTTGCATCTACGGCGCCGGCGCAATCGGCGGATGGATCGGCGCCGGCCTCGCGCAGGCCGGCGAGCGGCTCAATGTGGTGGCGCGCGGCGCCACGCTCGAGGCGCTGCAGCAGGGCGGCCTCTCATTGATGCGCGGCGACGTGCGCACGCGCGTGCCGGTCAACGCGGTGGCCGACCCGGAATCGCTCGGCACGCAAGACCTGGTGGTCATTGCCGTGAAGGCGCCCGCGCTGGCCGGCGTGGCCGAGCGCATCGGCCCGCTGATCGGGCCCGACACCATCGTGCTGGTCGCGATGAACGGCGTGCCCTGGTGGTTTCTCGAAGGCGGATTCGGCGGGGCCATCACCGGCCACCGCCTCGCAGCCGTCGATCCGGACGGTGCGATTGCAAAGGCCATTCCCGCGCGCAACGTGATCGGCTGCGTGGTGCACGCGAGCTGCTCGCTCGATGCGCCGGGAGTGGTGCGGCATCACTTCGGCAATGGGCTGATCGTGGGCGAACCTTCGGGCGAAGCCACGCCGCGCGTGAAGAAGCTGGTCGAGCTGCTCAAGAACGGCGGCTTCGACGCCACGCTGTCGCCGCAAATCCAGAAGGACGTGTGGTTCAAGCTCTGGGGCAACATGACGGTGAACCCCATCAGCGCGCTGACGGGCACCACCACCGACCTGATCATGGGCGACGACTACGTGCGCGGCTTCATCTCGGCCGTGATGCTCGAAGCGAAAGAAATCGGCCGCCGCATCGGCATCGAGATCACGCAGAGCCCCGAAGACCGGCATGCGGTGACGATGAAGCTCGGCGCGTTCAAGACCTCGATGCTGCAGGACGTGGAGGCCGGGCGATCGGTGGAACTCGATGCGCTGGTGACCGTAGTGCGAGAACTGGGCGAACTGACCGCGGTGGCCACGCCGTTCACCGACGCGCTGCTGGGACTGGCGCGGCTCCGGATGCGGCAGCTCGGGCTGTATTGA
- a CDS encoding class II aldolase/adducin family protein, with translation MNTLSTPAAPSALVHPSIHPDERAAREQLAACYRVFAMLGWTEMIYNHITLRLPDSVTGGEKQFLINPFGLHYSEVTASNLVKIDLQGKVLDGSTYPVNPAGFTVHAAIHDGLPGAHCVMHTHTTAGVAVACLQGGLQQTNFYTAQLHGMVAYHDFEGITIHADEGPRLLKSIGNRNAVILRNHGLLAWGQTLPQTFAILWTLQRACEVQMATFSMGAAIPVSEEIAERCTRDALQFSPEHGAGQDVFDALVRQVDRIDPSYKN, from the coding sequence ATGAACACACTCTCCACTCCCGCGGCGCCATCGGCGCTGGTCCATCCCTCGATCCATCCGGACGAGCGCGCCGCGCGCGAACAGCTTGCGGCCTGCTATCGCGTGTTTGCGATGCTGGGCTGGACCGAGATGATCTACAACCACATCACGCTGCGGCTGCCCGACAGCGTGACGGGCGGAGAGAAGCAGTTCCTCATCAACCCCTTCGGGCTGCACTACAGCGAGGTCACGGCCAGCAACCTGGTGAAGATCGACCTGCAGGGCAAGGTGCTCGATGGTTCCACCTACCCGGTCAACCCGGCCGGCTTCACGGTGCATGCCGCCATTCATGATGGCCTGCCCGGCGCCCACTGCGTGATGCACACGCACACCACGGCAGGCGTGGCCGTGGCCTGCCTGCAGGGCGGCCTGCAGCAGACCAATTTCTATACCGCCCAATTGCACGGCATGGTGGCGTACCACGACTTCGAGGGCATCACCATCCATGCCGACGAAGGTCCGCGCCTGCTGAAGAGCATCGGCAACCGCAACGCGGTGATCCTGCGCAACCACGGCCTGCTGGCCTGGGGACAAACGCTGCCCCAGACCTTCGCCATCCTGTGGACCCTGCAGCGCGCCTGCGAAGTCCAGATGGCCACCTTCTCGATGGGCGCAGCCATTCCCGTGAGCGAGGAAATCGCCGAGCGCTGCACGCGCGATGCGCTGCAGTTCAGTCCCGAGCATGGCGCGGGGCAAGACGTGTTCGATGCGCTGGTGCGCCAGGTCGACCGCATCGACCCGAGCTACAAGAACTGA
- a CDS encoding Bug family tripartite tricarboxylate transporter substrate binding protein, whose protein sequence is MTFTRRQLLQTTGASALLASLGQHAFAQASLETATIVTGFAAGGTSDTTCRRIAQKLSPDYAKSAVVENRTGAGGQIAVSYVKGRPADGATILQTPTSILTIYPHIYKKLPYDPMVDLTPVSIACIFDFGFAVGPSVPASVKTVPEFLAWAKANPTGANFGSPAAGSTPHFIGALLGKKGGVELKHAAYRGTQPAMLDLLGGNISAVSGPIGDITQHLASGKVRVLGVSGFKRSRFAPDVPTFGEQGIQDMAHSEWFAFFLPAKASPDVVARLNASMKTALAHKDVIEGLGNFGLEAMSSTPGELTDLLKKDTAKWAPIVKEVGFTAEG, encoded by the coding sequence ATGACATTCACCCGCCGCCAGTTGCTGCAGACCACCGGCGCCTCGGCGCTGCTCGCCAGCCTGGGCCAGCACGCCTTCGCGCAAGCTTCGCTCGAAACCGCCACCATCGTCACCGGCTTTGCGGCCGGCGGCACCTCGGACACCACCTGCCGGCGCATTGCGCAGAAGCTCAGCCCCGACTACGCCAAGTCAGCCGTGGTCGAAAACCGCACAGGCGCGGGCGGCCAGATCGCCGTGAGCTACGTGAAGGGCCGGCCCGCCGACGGCGCCACCATCCTGCAGACGCCCACTTCCATCCTCACGATCTATCCGCACATCTACAAGAAGCTGCCGTACGACCCGATGGTCGACCTCACGCCGGTCAGCATCGCGTGCATCTTCGACTTCGGCTTTGCAGTCGGCCCCTCGGTGCCGGCCAGCGTGAAGACGGTGCCCGAGTTCCTGGCCTGGGCCAAGGCCAACCCGACCGGCGCCAATTTCGGCTCGCCCGCCGCGGGCTCCACGCCGCACTTCATCGGCGCGCTGCTGGGCAAGAAGGGCGGCGTCGAGCTCAAGCATGCCGCCTACCGCGGCACGCAGCCGGCCATGCTCGACCTGCTGGGCGGCAACATCTCGGCCGTGTCCGGGCCCATCGGCGACATCACGCAGCACCTGGCCTCGGGCAAGGTGCGCGTCCTGGGCGTTTCGGGCTTCAAGCGCAGCCGCTTCGCGCCCGACGTGCCCACCTTCGGCGAGCAGGGCATCCAGGACATGGCGCACAGCGAATGGTTCGCCTTCTTCCTGCCCGCCAAGGCCTCGCCGGACGTGGTGGCGCGGCTGAACGCATCCATGAAGACCGCGCTGGCGCACAAGGACGTGATCGAAGGGCTCGGCAACTTCGGGCTGGAAGCCATGTCTTCCACGCCCGGCGAGCTGACCGACCTGCTCAAGAAAGACACCGCGAAGTGGGCGCCGATCGTGAAAGAAGTCGGCTTCACCGCAGAGGGCTAA
- the ilvD gene encoding dihydroxy-acid dehydratase, with amino-acid sequence MTSPTDPKPKRFRSATIREGTIRATTRSFLHALGQDDEDIERPHIGVFHTGGEMSPCNLNLREQAQHAKTGIYAGGGTPHECPVVSVSDGLTMAHSGMRFSLISRELIADSVEASTRGHQWDGIFAIGACDKNLPGLMMGMVRCNVPSVFVHGGSALPGQMPGPDGRDLNVVDTYETIGKVLAGTATHGELDAMSRACLPTAGACAGQFTANTMGMVSEALGLAPIGSSMVPAVFSERAPLMRRAAKNLMKAVMGDSPLPRDIVTRKALENACAVVSATGGSTNAALHLPAIAHEAGIKFHLDDVAEIFARTPLIADLRPGGQYLARDVFYIGGAGVILRTLMEQGFLHGDALTFTGRTMAEELADAAVPDGRVVRDAGNPITRDGGLAVLKGNLCPDGALLKTAGLQTLVHRGPARVFNSEEEAQAAVQNRRYQPGDVIVIRNEGPKGSPGMREMLGITALLYGQGMGDKVALLTDGRFSGATRGLCIGYAGPEAADGGPIAVLRDGDVVAIDARADARSISVELTAEEIALRLSEREVNAGVPHRGLLEKYALTVRPAHQGAVTHSGAVTWLRDES; translated from the coding sequence ATGACTTCCCCGACCGACCCCAAGCCCAAGCGCTTCCGCTCCGCCACCATCCGCGAAGGCACGATCCGCGCGACCACGCGCAGCTTTCTGCATGCGCTGGGCCAGGACGACGAGGACATCGAACGTCCGCACATCGGCGTGTTCCACACCGGCGGCGAAATGAGCCCGTGCAACCTCAACCTGCGCGAGCAGGCGCAGCACGCCAAGACCGGCATCTACGCCGGCGGCGGCACGCCGCATGAATGCCCGGTGGTGTCGGTGAGCGACGGGCTCACCATGGCGCATTCGGGCATGCGCTTCTCGCTGATCTCGCGCGAGCTGATTGCCGACAGCGTCGAGGCCTCCACGCGCGGCCACCAGTGGGACGGCATCTTCGCCATCGGTGCCTGCGACAAGAACCTGCCGGGTTTGATGATGGGCATGGTGCGCTGCAACGTGCCGAGCGTGTTCGTGCATGGCGGCTCGGCGCTGCCGGGGCAGATGCCGGGACCGGATGGCCGCGACCTCAACGTGGTCGATACGTACGAAACCATCGGCAAGGTGCTGGCCGGCACCGCCACCCACGGCGAACTCGACGCCATGAGCCGCGCCTGCCTCCCCACGGCGGGCGCCTGCGCGGGCCAGTTCACGGCCAACACCATGGGCATGGTGTCCGAGGCGCTGGGGCTTGCGCCCATCGGCTCGAGCATGGTGCCCGCGGTGTTCAGCGAACGCGCGCCCTTGATGCGCCGCGCCGCGAAGAACCTCATGAAGGCGGTGATGGGCGACAGCCCCCTGCCGCGCGACATCGTCACGCGCAAGGCGCTCGAAAACGCCTGCGCGGTGGTTTCGGCCACGGGCGGTTCGACCAATGCCGCGCTGCACCTGCCGGCCATTGCGCATGAGGCCGGCATCAAGTTCCACCTGGACGACGTGGCCGAGATCTTCGCGCGCACGCCGCTCATCGCCGACCTGCGCCCGGGCGGCCAATACCTGGCGCGAGACGTGTTCTACATCGGCGGCGCGGGCGTCATTCTTCGCACGCTCATGGAGCAAGGCTTTCTGCACGGCGACGCACTCACCTTCACCGGCCGCACCATGGCCGAAGAGCTGGCCGATGCCGCCGTGCCCGACGGCCGCGTGGTGCGCGACGCCGGCAACCCGATCACCCGCGACGGCGGGCTGGCGGTGCTCAAGGGCAACCTCTGCCCCGACGGCGCGCTGCTCAAGACCGCGGGCCTGCAGACGCTGGTGCACCGCGGCCCGGCGCGGGTCTTCAACTCCGAGGAAGAAGCCCAGGCGGCGGTGCAGAACCGCCGCTACCAGCCCGGCGACGTGATCGTGATCCGCAACGAAGGCCCCAAGGGCAGCCCCGGCATGCGCGAGATGCTGGGCATTACCGCCCTGCTCTATGGCCAGGGCATGGGCGACAAGGTGGCGCTATTGACCGACGGCCGCTTTTCCGGCGCCACGCGGGGTCTGTGCATCGGCTATGCGGGCCCGGAAGCAGCCGACGGCGGTCCGATTGCGGTGCTGCGCGACGGCGACGTGGTGGCCATCGACGCGCGCGCCGATGCGCGCAGCATTTCGGTGGAACTCACGGCGGAAGAAATTGCGCTCCGGCTCTCCGAACGTGAGGTAAACGCGGGGGTCCCGCACCGCGGCTTGCTGGAAAAATATGCGCTCACCGTGCGCCCCGCCCATCAGGGCGCAGTGACCCATTCGGGCGCAGTCACCTGGCTGCGCGACGAGTCGTGA
- the hpaI gene encoding 4-hydroxy-2-oxoheptanedioate aldolase, translating to MQTPLNTFKQAMQAGEQKIGLWVGLADGYVAEILAGTGFDWLLVDGEHAPNDVRSVLAQLQGISSTWSAQPESERSHPVVRVPVGDTTLLKQYLDIGAQTILVPMVDTAEQAARMVRGMRYPPEGIRGMGSALARASRWQAYPGYLHEANAQTCLLVQAETVEAMKNLDAIAATPGVDGVFIGPADLSASMGFVGQPNHPEVQAVIADAIARIRKAGKAPGILSTTEEQARKWLAAGAQFVAVGVDTILLTAAAKQLAAKYKNDKTDKNAAGAATPNGY from the coding sequence ATGCAAACACCGCTCAACACCTTCAAGCAGGCCATGCAGGCCGGCGAACAGAAAATCGGCCTCTGGGTCGGCCTGGCCGATGGCTACGTGGCCGAGATCCTGGCCGGCACCGGCTTCGACTGGCTGCTGGTCGACGGCGAGCATGCGCCCAACGACGTGCGTTCGGTGCTCGCGCAGCTGCAGGGCATCTCCAGTACGTGGTCGGCGCAGCCCGAGTCGGAGCGCTCGCACCCCGTGGTGCGCGTTCCGGTGGGCGACACCACGCTGCTCAAGCAATACCTAGACATCGGCGCGCAAACCATCCTGGTGCCCATGGTCGACACCGCCGAACAGGCCGCACGCATGGTGCGGGGCATGCGCTACCCGCCCGAGGGCATTCGCGGCATGGGCAGCGCCCTGGCGCGCGCCTCGCGCTGGCAGGCCTACCCCGGCTACCTGCATGAAGCCAACGCGCAGACCTGCCTGCTGGTGCAGGCCGAGACGGTCGAAGCCATGAAGAACCTCGACGCCATTGCGGCCACGCCGGGCGTGGACGGCGTGTTCATCGGGCCGGCCGATCTGTCGGCATCGATGGGCTTCGTCGGCCAGCCGAACCACCCCGAGGTGCAGGCCGTGATCGCCGACGCCATTGCGCGCATCCGCAAGGCCGGCAAGGCGCCGGGCATTCTCTCGACGACCGAGGAGCAGGCGCGCAAGTGGCTGGCGGCCGGCGCGCAATTCGTGGCCGTGGGGGTGGACACCATCTTGCTCACGGCGGCGGCGAAGCAGCTGGCGGCCAAATACAAGAACGACAAAACCGACAAGAACGCCGCGGGCGCCGCCACGCCCAACGGCTACTGA
- the hpaH gene encoding 2-oxo-hept-4-ene-1,7-dioate hydratase, which produces MLTSDTIARLAAELHESEKSRVQVEHFSKRFPEMTVEDGYAISREWVKAKIAEGRTVKGHKIGLTSRAMQLSSQIDEPDYGTLLDDMFFEQGGDIPFKRFIAPRIEVELAFIIGKKLQGPNVTIFDVLAATDYVVPAIEIIDARIEQFDRHTKAPRKVFDTIADNAANAGIVLGGRPVKPDAVDLRWVSALLYKNGVIEESGVAAAVLNHPATGVAWLANKLAPWDEYLEAGEVVLGGSFTRPTTALPGDTFHADYGPLGSIAFRFA; this is translated from the coding sequence ATGCTCACTTCCGACACCATCGCCAGGCTCGCGGCCGAGTTGCACGAGAGCGAGAAGTCGCGCGTGCAGGTCGAGCACTTCTCCAAGCGCTTTCCCGAGATGACGGTGGAAGACGGCTATGCCATCTCGCGCGAATGGGTCAAGGCCAAGATTGCAGAAGGCCGCACCGTGAAGGGCCACAAGATCGGCCTTACCTCGCGCGCCATGCAGCTGTCCAGCCAGATCGACGAGCCCGACTACGGCACGCTGCTCGACGACATGTTTTTCGAGCAGGGCGGCGACATTCCCTTCAAGCGCTTCATCGCGCCGCGCATCGAGGTGGAGCTGGCCTTCATTATCGGCAAGAAGCTGCAGGGTCCGAACGTGACCATCTTCGATGTGCTGGCTGCCACCGACTACGTGGTGCCCGCCATCGAGATCATCGACGCGCGCATCGAGCAGTTCGACCGCCACACAAAAGCGCCGCGCAAGGTGTTCGACACCATTGCCGACAACGCGGCCAATGCGGGCATCGTGCTCGGCGGGCGCCCGGTCAAGCCCGATGCGGTCGATCTGCGCTGGGTCAGCGCCCTGCTCTACAAGAACGGCGTGATCGAGGAATCGGGCGTGGCCGCGGCCGTGCTCAACCATCCGGCCACGGGCGTGGCCTGGCTGGCCAACAAGCTCGCGCCGTGGGACGAATACCTCGAGGCCGGCGAAGTGGTGCTCGGCGGCTCGTTCACGCGACCGACCACCGCCCTGCCGGGTGACACCTTCCACGCCGACTACGGCCCGCTCGGCAGCATCGCCTTTCGTTTCGCTTGA
- a CDS encoding 5-carboxymethyl-2-hydroxymuconate Delta-isomerase: MPHLVILYTPNIEAETDMSVLCRTLADTMLKQQDEAGKPVFPIGGTRVLAYPAAHYAVADGKADYAFVYLNIRMASGRSEAVKKKAGDELLADVRAHFEPIFDKRHIGITLQIDESPGQVYDGKHSNLHPLFNK; this comes from the coding sequence ATGCCGCACCTCGTCATTCTGTACACACCCAACATCGAAGCCGAAACCGATATGTCAGTGCTTTGCCGCACGCTGGCCGACACCATGCTGAAGCAGCAGGACGAGGCCGGCAAGCCGGTGTTTCCCATTGGCGGAACGCGCGTGCTGGCGTACCCGGCGGCGCACTATGCGGTGGCCGACGGCAAGGCCGACTACGCCTTCGTGTACCTCAACATCCGCATGGCGAGCGGGCGCTCCGAAGCCGTGAAGAAAAAAGCCGGCGACGAGCTGTTGGCCGACGTTCGCGCGCATTTCGAGCCCATCTTCGACAAGCGCCACATCGGCATCACGCTGCAGATCGACGAAAGCCCGGGTCAGGTGTATGACGGCAAGCACAGCAACCTGCATCCCCTCTTCAACAAATAA
- a CDS encoding DODA-type extradiol aromatic ring-opening family dioxygenase yields the protein MSLVFAGVCSHAPGITGRAHLADPAVKDEFHAQFHRFGEAMRATRPNAVIVVAAEHFANFFMNNMPAYAIGMADSYEGPIEDPKWLGIEKTKVPGDAALSQRLIREVMQTVDVAYAEEWKFDHGIMVPLHFLTPKFDTKVIPVNINCQGPPLTPLHRAWAFGEALRRACDKAPERIALVGTGGISHWPATPDSGKVNAEWDAEFMRRWCANDREALLSQADYNDEATYREAGQGGFEIRTFLSVAAAARGKGEILHMKAIPIFAVTCTAATMSIE from the coding sequence ATGAGTCTTGTATTTGCAGGCGTTTGCAGCCACGCCCCCGGCATCACCGGACGCGCCCACCTGGCCGATCCGGCCGTGAAAGACGAATTTCACGCGCAGTTTCACCGCTTCGGCGAAGCCATGCGCGCGACCAGGCCCAATGCCGTGATCGTTGTCGCGGCCGAGCATTTCGCAAATTTTTTCATGAACAACATGCCCGCCTACGCCATCGGCATGGCCGACAGCTACGAAGGGCCGATCGAAGACCCGAAGTGGCTCGGCATCGAGAAAACGAAGGTGCCGGGAGATGCCGCACTTTCGCAGCGCCTGATCCGCGAAGTGATGCAGACGGTGGATGTGGCCTATGCGGAAGAATGGAAGTTCGACCACGGCATCATGGTGCCGCTGCACTTTCTCACGCCGAAGTTCGACACCAAGGTCATCCCCGTGAATATCAACTGCCAGGGCCCGCCGCTCACGCCGCTGCACCGCGCCTGGGCCTTTGGCGAGGCACTGCGCCGTGCCTGCGACAAGGCGCCCGAACGCATTGCGCTGGTGGGCACCGGCGGCATTTCGCACTGGCCCGCCACGCCCGATTCGGGCAAGGTGAACGCCGAGTGGGACGCCGAGTTCATGCGCCGCTGGTGCGCCAACGACCGCGAAGCCTTGCTCTCGCAGGCCGACTACAACGACGAAGCCACCTACCGCGAAGCGGGCCAGGGCGGCTTCGAGATCCGCACCTTTCTGAGCGTGGCGGCCGCAGCGCGCGGCAAGGGCGAAATCCTGCACATGAAGGCCATACCCATCTTCGCGGTGACATGCACCGCCGCGACGATGTCCATTGAATAA
- a CDS encoding aromatic ring-opening dioxygenase subunit LigA: MSLYAMQKFLFALNRDTDVQRRYAEAGETRKALLAAYDFNEEEREAIDKGDIGKLYVLGCNGQLLMHFAPLLGIAWADYLEAMREGVRKYGPVRAGIYAMITGTDEKVAGV; encoded by the coding sequence ATGAGCCTCTACGCCATGCAGAAATTCCTGTTCGCCCTCAACCGCGACACCGACGTGCAGCGCCGCTACGCAGAAGCCGGCGAAACGCGCAAAGCCTTGCTGGCAGCCTATGATTTCAACGAAGAAGAGCGTGAAGCCATAGACAAAGGCGACATCGGAAAGCTCTACGTGCTCGGCTGCAACGGACAACTGCTCATGCACTTCGCGCCGCTCTTGGGCATTGCATGGGCCGACTACCTCGAAGCCATGCGCGAAGGCGTACGCAAATACGGTCCCGTGCGCGCAGGCATCTACGCGATGATAACGGGCACAGACGAAAAGGTGGCAGGCGTATGA
- the hpaE gene encoding 5-carboxymethyl-2-hydroxymuconate semialdehyde dehydrogenase, whose protein sequence is MQQIHHLIGGKSVAGTDYFETVNPATQEVLAEVASGGEAEVIAAVAAAKEAFPKWAGLPATERAKLVRKLGDLIARHVPEIAQTETNDCGQVISQTGKQLIPRAADNFYYFAEMCTRVDGHTYPTPTHLNYTLFHPVGVCALISPWNVPFMTATWKVAPCLAFGNTAVLKMSELSPLTAARLGELALEAGIPAGVLNLVHGYGKEAGEPLVAHPDVRAISFTGSTATGNRIVKSAGLKKFSMELGGKSPFVIFDDADLDRALDAAVFMIFSNNGERCTAGSRILVQQSIYADFAAKFAERAKRITVGDPLDEKTIVGPMISQGHLAKVRSYIELGPKEGATLLCGGLEVPSNLPDRVKKGNYVMPTVFADVDNRMRIAQEEIFGPVACLIPFKDEADAIRLANDIEYGLSSYVWTENIGRAHRVAAAVEAGMCFVNSQNVRDLRQPFGGTKASGTGREGGTWSYEVFCEPKNVAVSMGSHHIPHWGV, encoded by the coding sequence ATGCAACAGATCCATCACCTCATCGGCGGCAAGAGCGTTGCCGGCACCGACTACTTCGAAACCGTCAATCCCGCCACGCAAGAGGTGCTGGCCGAGGTTGCGTCGGGCGGCGAAGCCGAAGTGATTGCGGCCGTGGCTGCGGCCAAGGAAGCGTTCCCCAAGTGGGCCGGGCTGCCCGCGACCGAGCGCGCAAAGCTGGTGCGCAAGCTCGGCGATCTGATCGCCAGGCACGTGCCCGAGATCGCACAGACCGAGACCAACGACTGCGGCCAGGTCATCTCGCAAACCGGCAAGCAGCTCATTCCGCGTGCGGCCGACAACTTCTACTACTTTGCCGAGATGTGCACGCGCGTCGACGGCCACACCTATCCCACGCCCACGCACCTGAACTACACGCTGTTCCACCCGGTGGGCGTGTGCGCGCTCATCAGCCCGTGGAACGTGCCCTTCATGACGGCCACCTGGAAAGTCGCGCCCTGCCTCGCCTTCGGCAATACCGCGGTGCTGAAGATGAGCGAGCTCTCGCCGCTCACGGCTGCGCGGCTGGGCGAGCTCGCGCTCGAAGCGGGCATTCCGGCGGGCGTGCTGAACCTGGTGCACGGCTACGGCAAGGAAGCGGGCGAGCCGCTGGTGGCGCACCCCGATGTGCGCGCAATCTCGTTCACCGGCTCCACTGCCACCGGCAACCGCATCGTGAAGAGCGCGGGCCTGAAGAAATTCAGCATGGAGCTGGGCGGCAAGAGCCCGTTCGTGATCTTCGACGACGCCGATCTCGACCGTGCGCTGGACGCGGCGGTGTTCATGATCTTCAGCAACAACGGCGAGCGCTGCACGGCCGGCTCGCGCATCCTGGTGCAGCAGTCGATCTATGCGGACTTTGCAGCGAAGTTTGCCGAACGCGCGAAGCGCATCACCGTGGGCGACCCGCTCGACGAGAAGACCATCGTCGGCCCGATGATTTCACAAGGCCACCTGGCAAAGGTGCGCAGCTACATCGAGCTCGGCCCGAAGGAAGGCGCGACGCTCTTGTGCGGCGGACTCGAGGTTCCAAGCAACCTGCCCGACCGCGTGAAGAAGGGCAACTATGTGATGCCCACGGTCTTCGCCGACGTCGACAACCGCATGCGGATTGCGCAAGAAGAAATCTTCGGCCCGGTCGCCTGCCTGATTCCGTTCAAGGACGAGGCCGATGCGATCCGCCTGGCCAACGACATCGAGTACGGTCTCTCGAGCTACGTATGGACCGAGAACATCGGCCGTGCGCACCGCGTGGCGGCTGCGGTGGAGGCTGGCATGTGCTTCGTCAACAGCCAGAACGTACGAGACCTTCGACAACCCTTTGGCGGCACCAAGGCCTCTGGGACGGGGCGCGAAGGCGGTACGTGGAGCTATGAAGTGTTCTGCGAACCGAAGAATGTTGCGGTGTCGATGGGGTCGCACCATATTCCGCATTGGGGGGTGTGA
- a CDS encoding Bug family tripartite tricarboxylate transporter substrate binding protein, with amino-acid sequence MTIRNKLGLAAALVAFAAATSAPHAQAQAFPAKPVRWVVGYPAGGGTDFLARTAGAQLSQQLGQPVLVDNRPGAGAIIASENVARSPADGYTVFSADNGVLVYNPALYKKLPYDAEKDFAMVGMMGRSTLVITAAPNAGLADAKALIAALKASPGKYSIATPGAGSPHHLALELFQREAGVSMLHVPYKGGAPALQDLMGGQVPLMMLDLPSGVSAVKAGKVVPLITMGAERIPQLPNVPTAKELGYAGVEAYTWQGLVVPAATPKDAQARLGADLQKTMADAGVRQKLFDAGWEARPVDGAEMARFVDAERKKWHALIKARDIKLD; translated from the coding sequence ATGACGATCAGGAACAAGCTCGGGCTCGCAGCGGCCCTGGTGGCTTTCGCCGCCGCCACCAGCGCACCCCATGCGCAGGCACAGGCCTTTCCCGCCAAGCCCGTGCGCTGGGTGGTGGGCTATCCCGCGGGCGGCGGCACCGACTTTCTCGCGCGCACCGCCGGCGCGCAACTCTCGCAGCAGTTGGGGCAGCCGGTGCTGGTGGACAACCGCCCTGGCGCGGGCGCCATCATCGCGTCGGAGAACGTGGCGCGCTCGCCCGCCGACGGCTACACCGTGTTTTCGGCCGACAACGGCGTGCTGGTGTACAACCCCGCGCTCTACAAGAAGCTGCCCTACGACGCGGAGAAAGACTTCGCAATGGTGGGCATGATGGGCCGCTCGACGCTGGTCATCACGGCCGCGCCCAATGCGGGCCTGGCCGATGCCAAGGCGCTGATCGCCGCGCTGAAGGCATCGCCGGGCAAATACAGCATTGCCACGCCGGGCGCCGGCAGCCCGCACCACCTGGCACTGGAACTCTTCCAACGTGAAGCCGGCGTTTCGATGCTGCACGTGCCCTACAAGGGCGGCGCACCCGCCCTGCAAGACTTGATGGGCGGCCAGGTGCCGCTGATGATGCTCGACCTGCCCAGCGGCGTGAGTGCGGTCAAGGCCGGCAAGGTGGTGCCCCTCATCACGATGGGTGCCGAACGCATTCCGCAGCTGCCCAATGTGCCGACCGCCAAGGAGCTGGGCTACGCCGGCGTCGAGGCCTACACCTGGCAGGGCCTCGTGGTGCCCGCCGCCACGCCGAAGGACGCGCAAGCCCGCCTCGGCGCCGACCTGCAAAAGACCATGGCCGACGCCGGCGTGCGCCAGAAGCTCTTCGATGCCGGCTGGGAAGCACGCCCCGTCGACGGCGCCGAGATGGCGCGCTTCGTCGACGCCGAGCGCAAGAAATGGCACGCCTTGATCAAGGCGCGCGATATCAAACTCGACTGA